The nucleotide sequence CGAGGGTGGAGGCGGCCAGGGCCGGTGGGGGCGCCTCCGGGACCGGCAGCGTCGCGGTGACCACGAAGCCACCCTCGCCGTCGGAACCGGCCTGCATGTGGCCGCCGACCGCGGCGGCCCGCTCGCGCATGCCGAGCAGGCCGTGCCCGCCGCGACCGCGCTGCGCCGCCGGGTTCTGCGTAGGGCCGGGGGCGGGCTGTTTCCGGGTGGGGCCGGTGCCGGGGAACCTGCGGGCAGGACCGGTGCCGGGCGGCTGGCCGGTACCGCCGGATGCGGGGAGAGCCATGCCCGCGGTGTTGTGGATGCGAAGGCGCAACTCGCCGAAACCGTAGCCGACCGCGACCGAGGTCCGGGCGCCCCGGGAGTGCTTGTGAGCGTTCGTCAGTGACTCCTGCACGATCCGGTAGGCGGCCAGGTCGGTGAGCGCCGGCAGCTCGCGGGACTGACCGGTCACGTCGAGTGCGACGGACATCCCGCCTGCCGTGAAGCCGGACAGCAGCGTGGGGAGTTGGGACAGGCCCGCGGGCGGCTGGGTCGACACCGGCTCGGAGGTGTCCCGCAGCGCGTAGACCAACAGTTTCAGCTCGTCCAGGACGGTGGCGCTGGCGCGGCGGATGTGGCCGAGCGCCTCGTCGGCGCCGGCCGGCTGCTCGTAGAGCATGTGGGAGGCGACGGCTGCCTGCACCTTGACGAGAGTGATGTGGTGGGCGACCACGTCATGCAGCTCCCGGGCGATGCGTAACCGTTCCTCGGCGACCTGCCGCCGGGCCTCCTCCTCCCGGCTCTGCTCCGCCCGCCGGGCCCGGTCCTCGACCGCGGCGATGTAGGCACGCCGGCTGCGGACCGCGTCCCCGGTGGCGGTCGCGGAGACAAC is from Parafrankia discariae and encodes:
- a CDS encoding sensor histidine kinase: MAPKIAQFWNVCRCTARRYPWLVDGLLAVVVLALGMWLAVQSAPSHLRPTGPSLVMSMIGCAALVARRSWPGAVLGVVLGCTVLVFVLNLTPDDSPPLTFATGVALYSLAVYRSREAAWISALASMIVLIPPALWQKQGVVAVVLGLSTWVVSATATGDAVRSRRAYIAAVEDRARRAEQSREEEARRQVAEERLRIARELHDVVAHHITLVKVQAAVASHMLYEQPAGADEALGHIRRASATVLDELKLLVYALRDTSEPVSTQPPAGLSQLPTLLSGFTAGGMSVALDVTGQSRELPALTDLAAYRIVQESLTNAHKHSRGARTSVAVGYGFGELRLRIHNTAGMALPASGGTGQPPGTGPARRFPGTGPTRKQPAPGPTQNPAAQRGRGGHGLLGMRERAAAVGGHMQAGSDGEGGFVVTATLPVPEAPPPALAASTLDGRRRSTSLYTATVTPPHRTALVKVTPQ